The following are encoded together in the Litorilinea aerophila genome:
- a CDS encoding metallophosphoesterase family protein, which produces MRVLILSDIHANLVALESVLQAAAGQYDTVWCLGDVVGYGPKPNECIELIREVAGLCVMGNHDWAVLGRPGVNVEDFNPHARRAVLWTRDELREENRRYLDTLPDHPIHPPETQDYLITHASPREPVWEYILTPSTALENFGVFSEPICLVGHTHKPAIYRWRLHEASHLQGNGYTPATVEYLQPQPGLAIELTTSPTQRLILNPGSVGQPRDNDSRAAYAILDLEAAIWYYNRVSYPIELTQAQMRAAGLPKRLIDRLSFGW; this is translated from the coding sequence ATGCGCGTCTTGATTCTGTCGGATATTCATGCCAATCTGGTTGCCCTGGAAAGTGTGTTGCAGGCTGCGGCCGGCCAGTACGACACCGTCTGGTGTCTGGGGGACGTGGTGGGCTACGGCCCGAAGCCAAACGAATGTATCGAGCTGATACGGGAGGTGGCCGGCCTCTGCGTCATGGGCAACCACGATTGGGCCGTGTTGGGGCGGCCGGGTGTCAACGTGGAGGATTTCAACCCCCACGCCCGGCGGGCTGTGCTTTGGACCCGGGACGAGCTCCGGGAAGAGAACCGGCGCTACCTGGATACCCTGCCCGATCATCCCATCCATCCCCCGGAGACACAGGACTACCTGATCACCCACGCCAGCCCCCGGGAGCCTGTCTGGGAGTACATCCTGACGCCCAGCACCGCCCTGGAGAACTTCGGCGTCTTCTCGGAGCCCATCTGCCTGGTGGGGCATACCCACAAGCCGGCCATCTACCGCTGGCGCCTCCACGAGGCGAGCCACCTGCAGGGCAACGGCTATACGCCGGCCACGGTGGAGTACCTGCAGCCCCAGCCTGGGCTGGCCATCGAGTTGACCACCTCGCCCACCCAGCGCCTCATCCTCAACCCGGGCAGCGTGGGGCAGCCCCGGGACAACGATTCCCGGGCGGCCTATGCCATCCTGGACCTGGAGGCTGCCATCTGGTACTACAACCGGGTGTCATACCCCATCGAACTGACCCAGGCCCAGATGCGCGCGGCAGGGTTGCCCAAACGCCTCATCGATCGCCTCAGCTTTGGCTGGTAG
- a CDS encoding choice-of-anchor Q domain-containing protein: protein MVTHFLSRRPLWTVVGLPLLALGLFLGLVDGLARAEEPEILYVAPGGECGGAAPCFASIQAAVDAASNGAQIRVAAGTYTGVTTALVSGISYTQVVLITRSLSLQGGYTRTHWLHPNPSAHPTIVDARQQGRAITIVGSGSQSVTVAGLILTGGDYTGLGNPPGVGNRSCVRTGSDCGGGLFARRVTLTLRDVTLVDNTASRTSNYSDGGGAYLWEVNPGSRIERSRFVQNRALTEDGAGGGLALVFTGAITLTDTRFEQNRAAAHGGGLYLFQPQETVSILDSAFISNEVNASGGGGLSARLTQDGLALHLERTIFRQNQAWGQAAAINLVKQGIGNTRVTMDNVLLAANRLSAPGSTGAVVNGEGGSGGALGLQLRHVTWADHANLAALRLSNAYEYPVTAQVENGLIVTATSAYLARRTGTGTVTIRHTNTLRHNVTDLHTVEAGAPTFQATNPLHGDPRLDADFHLQAGSAAIDAGVDVDIHDDIDRDRRPMGAGPDVGADEFVFTRIYLPHVSSAAPDGE, encoded by the coding sequence ATGGTGACACATTTTCTTTCCAGGCGCCCCCTGTGGACGGTGGTGGGCTTACCCCTGCTGGCGTTGGGACTGTTCCTGGGTCTGGTCGACGGCCTGGCCCGGGCAGAGGAACCAGAGATCCTCTACGTGGCGCCGGGCGGAGAGTGCGGGGGGGCAGCTCCCTGTTTCGCCAGCATCCAGGCCGCAGTGGACGCAGCCAGCAACGGCGCGCAGATCCGGGTGGCGGCGGGGACCTACACCGGCGTCACCACGGCCCTGGTCTCCGGCATTTCCTACACCCAGGTGGTCCTGATCACCCGCAGCCTGAGCCTCCAGGGCGGCTACACCCGGACCCACTGGCTCCACCCGAACCCATCCGCCCATCCGACGATCGTGGACGCCCGGCAGCAGGGCCGGGCCATTACCATCGTGGGCAGCGGCAGCCAGAGCGTCACCGTGGCCGGACTCATCCTGACCGGCGGCGACTACACCGGCCTTGGCAATCCGCCGGGCGTGGGCAACCGCAGTTGCGTGCGCACCGGCTCAGACTGCGGCGGCGGCCTCTTCGCCCGCCGGGTGACCCTGACCCTCCGGGACGTGACCCTGGTGGACAACACGGCCAGCCGGACCTCCAACTACAGCGACGGCGGGGGCGCCTACCTGTGGGAAGTGAACCCGGGGAGCCGGATCGAAAGAAGCCGTTTCGTCCAGAACCGGGCCTTGACCGAGGACGGCGCCGGCGGGGGTCTGGCCCTGGTCTTCACCGGCGCCATCACCCTGACCGACACCCGCTTCGAGCAGAACCGGGCTGCGGCCCACGGCGGCGGCCTCTACCTCTTCCAACCCCAGGAAACGGTCTCCATCCTGGACAGCGCCTTCATCAGCAACGAGGTAAACGCTTCCGGGGGAGGCGGCCTGTCGGCCCGGTTGACCCAGGATGGCCTGGCCCTGCACCTAGAGCGCACCATCTTCCGCCAAAACCAGGCCTGGGGACAGGCGGCGGCCATCAACCTGGTGAAGCAGGGCATCGGCAATACCCGGGTGACCATGGACAACGTGCTGCTGGCAGCCAACCGGCTGAGCGCCCCCGGCTCGACCGGTGCCGTGGTGAACGGCGAGGGAGGCTCCGGCGGTGCGCTGGGCCTGCAGCTCCGCCACGTGACCTGGGCCGATCACGCGAATTTGGCTGCGCTGCGCCTGAGCAACGCCTACGAATACCCCGTCACCGCGCAGGTGGAAAACGGGCTCATAGTCACTGCCACCAGCGCCTACCTGGCCCGCCGCACCGGCACGGGCACGGTGACCATCCGCCACACCAACACCCTGCGCCACAACGTGACTGACCTCCACACGGTCGAGGCCGGCGCCCCCACCTTCCAGGCCACCAATCCCCTGCACGGCGATCCCCGGTTGGACGCCGATTTCCACCTGCAGGCAGGCTCCGCAGCCATCGACGCCGGGGTGGATGTGGACATCCACGACGACATCGACCGGGACAGGCGTCCCATGGGCGCCGGGCCAGACGTGGGGGCCGACGAATTCGTCTTCACGCGGATCTACCTGCCCCACGTCTCCTCCGCGGCCCCGGACGGCGAGTGA
- a CDS encoding ATP-binding protein — translation MSTQPSLLAIQLLGDFQVTDRHGQQLLAESERLQALLAYLVLHSRAPQPRQHVAFLFWPDTQEAQARTNLRNLLHRLRRLLPQADAFIHADATLIAWRSDGPFVCDALAFDAAVEEAETHLQGGQHQAAEAALRRAVQLYRGDLLPGHYDEWLLPLRERLRQRAFRALEMLTRLLEERQAWQEAIRYGQTWLRLDPLNEQAYRCLMRLHTAQGNRAAALQAYHTCVTTLQRELGVEPDEVTQTLYRQLLQREPGDLPEPTARRPAPLIGRDEAWRRLLGIWRAVRRGQFPPQCVLITGEAGIGKSRLAEEFVQWAKRQNVTTATAHAPTSRGPLAFEPVAAWLRSLPPPSLPPAWQVEVARLLPDLLPDVSVQPGPLREAWQRQRFFEALTRAILSQPQPLLLLLDDAHQADEETLEWLHYLFRYDVQARLLLLLTARHDELAPDHPLSALAHGLQGRGQWTVLPLARLSPAQTARLAANLVGHDLPAETAAALYRHTGGTPLFIVEYVNSGLATLPADAPLPEQARALLLAHLQQLSPQAHLLAEAAAVLGRSFTTDLLARLTELDEDRLVRALDELWQRRLFREEGPATYAFSHDKLREAVYEQLGPARRQALHGRAAQALQSLSPHDLRGQAFHQEQAGHRQAALALYVQAARQEMNRFAYHAARELLHHARTLADDSFTPLLVDIWLLLAEIADVLGQPADAQQAITQALRLAHTVGAPPQQARAQYVAGLLATKTGQHPEASVYFEQALKLAQTHQDPTLALDILLAWGELSIRCGDMATARRHFEEARELARETQAAAQEAEALDGLGFIYPALGEPPERAEQALRQALALRRAVGDQLGEARALCNLTSLLQSRGAHDQALQVGQKALAQNEAVGYRRGMAAIQGAMGLAASALGDFAAATTFLQDARQTLEVLGDVVGVTITTANLGLVAERAHHLAEAARLYREALDLAVDHGAALFAAIVRHDLARIHVKREAWQEALALLPAAERYFQETGDRLYTQSCRTLLGRALLALGQRPRARELAEGCWQAWQEGGWSGELLPDWLWHLADLLAALGETQRARQVLAAAYAHLEEAAAAIQDEARRRAFFEQVHVHRCICEAHADWVRRAGKKREPR, via the coding sequence ATGAGCACCCAGCCATCTCTGCTTGCGATACAACTCCTGGGCGACTTCCAGGTAACCGACCGACACGGGCAGCAACTCCTGGCCGAAAGCGAACGGCTGCAGGCCCTGCTGGCCTATCTGGTGCTGCACAGCCGCGCGCCCCAGCCCCGCCAGCATGTGGCCTTCCTCTTCTGGCCCGATACCCAGGAAGCCCAGGCCCGCACCAACCTGCGCAACCTGCTCCACCGCCTGCGCCGCCTGCTTCCCCAGGCCGACGCCTTCATCCACGCCGACGCCACCCTGATCGCCTGGCGGTCCGATGGCCCCTTCGTCTGTGACGCCCTGGCCTTCGACGCCGCAGTGGAAGAAGCCGAAACCCACCTCCAGGGCGGCCAGCATCAGGCCGCAGAGGCCGCTCTGCGCCGGGCCGTCCAGCTCTACCGGGGCGATCTGTTGCCCGGCCACTACGACGAATGGCTGCTTCCCCTGCGGGAGCGGTTGCGCCAACGGGCCTTCCGCGCCCTGGAGATGCTCACCCGCCTGCTGGAAGAACGCCAGGCCTGGCAAGAAGCCATCCGCTATGGCCAGACGTGGCTGCGCCTGGATCCCCTCAACGAGCAGGCATACCGCTGTCTGATGCGCCTGCACACGGCCCAGGGCAACCGGGCCGCCGCGCTCCAGGCCTATCACACCTGCGTCACCACCCTCCAGCGGGAGCTGGGCGTGGAGCCCGATGAGGTGACCCAGACGCTGTACCGCCAGCTTCTCCAGCGGGAGCCTGGGGATCTACCGGAGCCCACTGCACGTCGCCCCGCTCCCCTCATCGGCCGGGATGAGGCCTGGCGACGCCTGCTGGGCATCTGGCGGGCCGTTCGCCGGGGGCAATTTCCGCCCCAATGTGTCCTCATCACCGGCGAGGCCGGCATCGGCAAAAGCCGCCTGGCGGAAGAGTTCGTCCAGTGGGCGAAACGTCAGAACGTGACCACAGCCACCGCCCACGCCCCCACCTCCCGAGGACCTTTGGCCTTCGAACCGGTCGCGGCCTGGCTGCGCAGCCTGCCGCCCCCCTCCCTCCCTCCAGCCTGGCAGGTGGAAGTGGCCCGGCTTCTGCCTGACCTGCTCCCCGACGTTTCGGTGCAGCCCGGCCCGTTGCGGGAAGCCTGGCAGCGCCAGCGTTTCTTCGAAGCCCTCACCCGGGCCATCCTGAGCCAGCCCCAGCCCCTCCTGCTTCTGCTGGACGATGCCCACCAGGCCGATGAGGAGACGCTGGAATGGCTCCATTACCTCTTCCGCTACGATGTCCAGGCCCGGCTCCTGCTCCTCCTCACCGCCCGCCACGACGAGCTGGCGCCGGACCATCCCCTGTCTGCCCTGGCCCACGGACTGCAAGGGCGGGGGCAGTGGACCGTCCTGCCCCTGGCCCGGCTGAGCCCGGCCCAGACGGCGCGGCTGGCCGCCAACCTGGTGGGCCATGACCTGCCGGCGGAGACGGCGGCCGCCCTCTACCGACACACCGGCGGCACCCCTCTCTTCATCGTCGAGTATGTCAACAGTGGCCTGGCCACCCTGCCCGCGGACGCGCCCCTGCCTGAACAGGCCCGGGCCCTGCTCCTGGCCCACCTGCAACAGCTCTCACCCCAGGCCCATCTCCTGGCCGAGGCCGCAGCCGTCCTCGGCCGCAGTTTTACCACCGACCTGCTGGCCCGCCTCACCGAGCTGGATGAGGACCGGCTGGTACGCGCCCTGGATGAGCTGTGGCAGCGGCGTCTGTTTCGCGAGGAGGGGCCGGCCACCTATGCCTTCAGCCATGACAAGCTGCGGGAAGCAGTCTACGAGCAGCTCGGTCCGGCGCGACGTCAGGCCCTCCATGGGCGGGCAGCCCAGGCCCTGCAAAGCCTCTCCCCCCACGACCTGCGGGGCCAGGCCTTCCACCAGGAGCAGGCCGGCCACCGGCAGGCGGCCCTGGCCCTCTATGTCCAGGCAGCCCGCCAGGAGATGAACCGCTTTGCCTACCACGCAGCCCGGGAGCTGCTCCACCATGCCCGGACCCTGGCCGATGATTCCTTCACGCCCCTGCTGGTGGACATCTGGCTCCTGTTGGCTGAGATAGCCGATGTCCTCGGCCAGCCGGCCGATGCCCAGCAGGCCATCACCCAGGCCCTGCGTCTGGCCCACACCGTCGGGGCACCCCCTCAGCAGGCCCGCGCCCAGTACGTCGCCGGCCTCCTGGCGACGAAAACCGGCCAACACCCAGAGGCGTCCGTCTACTTTGAGCAGGCGTTGAAACTGGCCCAGACCCACCAGGACCCCACCCTGGCCCTGGACATCCTGCTGGCCTGGGGTGAACTGTCCATCCGGTGTGGCGACATGGCCACAGCCCGCCGCCACTTCGAGGAGGCCCGCGAATTGGCCCGGGAGACCCAGGCTGCAGCCCAGGAAGCGGAGGCCCTGGACGGGCTGGGTTTCATCTATCCGGCCTTGGGCGAACCACCGGAAAGGGCCGAACAGGCGTTGCGCCAGGCCCTGGCCCTGCGCCGGGCCGTGGGCGACCAGCTGGGCGAGGCGCGCGCCCTCTGCAACCTGACCAGCCTGTTGCAGAGCCGGGGTGCCCACGACCAGGCCCTGCAGGTGGGTCAGAAAGCCCTGGCCCAAAATGAGGCTGTCGGCTACCGGCGGGGGATGGCCGCAATCCAGGGGGCCATGGGGCTGGCGGCCTCGGCCCTGGGTGACTTCGCGGCCGCCACCACCTTTTTGCAGGACGCCCGGCAGACGCTGGAGGTCCTGGGCGACGTGGTCGGTGTCACCATCACCACGGCCAACCTGGGCCTGGTGGCCGAACGGGCCCACCACCTGGCGGAAGCAGCCCGCCTGTATCGGGAAGCGCTGGATCTGGCGGTGGACCACGGCGCCGCCCTCTTCGCCGCCATTGTCCGCCACGACCTGGCCCGGATCCACGTCAAACGGGAGGCGTGGCAGGAGGCTCTGGCGCTGCTCCCCGCCGCTGAAAGGTACTTCCAGGAGACAGGTGACCGCCTCTACACCCAGAGTTGCCGTACCCTGTTGGGCCGGGCCCTGCTGGCGTTGGGTCAACGGCCCCGGGCCCGGGAGCTGGCGGAAGGGTGCTGGCAGGCATGGCAAGAGGGGGGATGGAGCGGCGAATTACTTCCCGACTGGCTCTGGCACCTGGCCGACCTGCTGGCCGCGCTGGGCGAAACACAGCGGGCCCGGCAGGTGCTCGCCGCGGCCTACGCGCACCTGGAAGAGGCCGCAGCCGCCATCCAGGATGAGGCCCGCCGCCGGGCTTTCTTCGAGCAGGTCCACGTTCACCGCTGCATCTGCGAAGCCCATGCGGATTGGGTGCGGCGCGCTGGAAAGAAGCGTGAACCCCGCTAA
- a CDS encoding type II toxin-antitoxin system death-on-curing family toxin translates to MKALTVVQVLFLHARLIEETGGMHGVRALSLLQSAVARPWTTFGGQDLYPDLFSKAAALMASLIHNHPFVDGNKRTGIAAAALFLRQNGYRLVASNQEVETFTLYVTRARPEIVEIAAWLRAHTVRDPGNSV, encoded by the coding sequence ATGAAGGCGCTCACTGTTGTCCAGGTGTTATTTTTGCACGCCCGCCTCATTGAAGAGACAGGCGGCATGCACGGGGTGCGGGCTCTCTCCCTGCTCCAGTCAGCCGTGGCCCGGCCCTGGACCACCTTTGGCGGCCAGGATTTGTATCCCGATCTCTTCTCCAAGGCAGCCGCCCTGATGGCTTCCCTCATCCACAATCACCCTTTTGTGGACGGCAACAAGCGCACCGGAATCGCTGCGGCAGCCCTCTTCCTGCGTCAGAACGGCTATCGGCTGGTGGCGTCCAATCAGGAAGTGGAGACATTCACCCTGTACGTCACCAGGGCCAGGCCGGAAATTGTCGAAATCGCCGCCTGGCTGCGCGCGCATACGGTCCGAGACCCTGGTAACAGCGTTTAG
- a CDS encoding AbrB/MazE/SpoVT family DNA-binding domain-containing protein, protein MIRKIFRTGNSIVVSLPKDALGQLGLGEGDEVSVEVDQERRQIVISPVSPALLDVDQEFARQVAAFIEEYRPALEALARQ, encoded by the coding sequence ATGATACGCAAGATCTTTCGGACAGGAAACAGCATTGTCGTTTCTCTTCCCAAAGATGCCCTGGGCCAGTTGGGCCTGGGTGAGGGAGATGAGGTCTCTGTGGAAGTGGACCAGGAGCGACGGCAGATCGTGATCAGCCCGGTGAGTCCGGCGCTTCTCGACGTTGACCAGGAATTTGCCCGCCAGGTCGCGGCGTTCATTGAGGAGTATCGCCCCGCATTGGAAGCCCTGGCTCGCCAATGA
- a CDS encoding SDR family oxidoreductase: MILVVGATGQLGGLVTRRLLQNGWPVRVLVRKPSPAATLAGQGLATDSASLIAAGAQPVYGNLTAPASLVHACRGVHTVITTANAASRPGETVEQVDLWGNRHLIDAAVTAGVRRYLFVSAQFADAHSPSDFLRAKAETEVYLQASGLDYTILAPNAFMDTWISGLVLRPIFQERPVTLVGSGARRHAFIAMQDVAAFILAALEHPAAHHRRLVLGGPEVFSFLDAVTAVAQLLNRSIPVVHVAPGAPIPGLPEEAWSMAAWLDTFDSPVEMAETAGVLGVPLTSLEAFIRRQLAQAA; this comes from the coding sequence ATGATCCTCGTCGTCGGTGCCACCGGGCAATTGGGCGGCCTGGTCACCCGACGCCTGCTCCAGAACGGCTGGCCGGTGCGCGTCCTGGTGCGTAAGCCGTCCCCCGCGGCGACCCTTGCCGGCCAAGGACTGGCCACCGACTCCGCATCCCTCATCGCAGCCGGCGCTCAGCCGGTCTATGGCAACCTGACCGCACCGGCCTCCCTGGTCCACGCCTGCCGGGGCGTGCACACGGTCATCACCACGGCCAACGCGGCTTCCCGCCCCGGCGAAACCGTGGAACAGGTGGACCTGTGGGGTAACCGCCACCTGATCGATGCGGCCGTCACCGCCGGCGTCCGTCGCTACCTCTTTGTCTCAGCCCAATTCGCGGACGCCCACAGCCCTTCCGACTTCCTGCGGGCCAAAGCGGAAACCGAAGTCTATCTGCAAGCCAGCGGTCTGGACTACACCATCCTGGCCCCCAACGCCTTCATGGACACCTGGATCTCCGGGCTGGTGCTCAGGCCCATCTTCCAGGAGCGGCCCGTTACCCTGGTGGGCAGCGGTGCCCGGCGGCATGCCTTCATCGCCATGCAGGACGTGGCCGCCTTCATCCTGGCCGCCCTGGAGCATCCGGCCGCCCATCATCGCCGCCTGGTGCTGGGCGGCCCCGAAGTCTTCTCCTTCCTGGATGCGGTGACCGCCGTGGCGCAGCTCCTGAACCGCTCCATCCCTGTGGTCCATGTGGCGCCGGGCGCGCCCATCCCCGGCCTGCCGGAGGAGGCATGGTCCATGGCCGCCTGGCTCGACACCTTCGATTCTCCAGTGGAGATGGCCGAAACCGCAGGCGTCCTCGGCGTGCCCCTAACTTCCCTGGAGGCGTTCATCCGCCGACAGTTGGCCCAGGCCGCATAA